The genomic segment gccctccagatgtccatggactacaattcccaggagccccctgccagcgaatgctggcagggggctcctgggaattgtagtccatggacatctggagggccgcagtttgactacccctgtcctagagtttTGAAGTCAACAGGTCTGGGATCAGGCGGCTCCTATCTGAAAAAGCTGGCTGTCAAACCCTGCTCACAAACAAGTCTGGCTTACCTCCAGTGGTTCTCCCCTATTACGTGAAGAAGCTTTGCCTGGAGGAGAGGCCCCATTCTATCACCGAAGAGGTCTTCCTCCAACACAAGGTTACTAGTTGAGTGTAGCCATGAGATTCAAGTCCCCTATTGTGTTTCTCTTGTACATGGAGAAGGATTTTCAGATAAGAAAGGCATAAAAGCTGACGAGCTGATAAGAATTGCCTGCCTGAACCTCTGTGGCAAGTGGGGAGGGGATCTGGCATATATTTGCACCAAGCAGCTCTGCTACCAGCAACCCTCACGCAAGCTGGGGAAGAAGTTCGTTGATCCCTGTCAAGTGTCTTGTTGACAGTGTCACAGGGGAGGTTTGTCTtccaaagacatttaaaaaacgaGCATCCTGTTTTTCCCAGCAACTTGCTTAGACACAGCCTGCCTGCCAACTGGTGGCATCCAACGCCCAACACACTGATGCCCATTTTCATCGATGAGCATACGCACTACAAAGTGGCCGAGATCCTGGACTCCTGCGTCCATCATGGCAAGCTGCAGTTCCCGGCTGACCGGAAGGAATTTCCAGGGGACAGCAGGAGTGGGTAGATGTGGCTCACGGAAGGGCTCCAAGGCTGGTCTGGGAGTTCCACTAAGCCGATCTGGGATGAAAGGGGGATGTTGAGTCTGGGGGAGCCAAGTCTCTCTGTTTTGGGAATACCTGAACTACTTTTAAATAAGATGCTCAATTATATGTACTCCTAATGAAGTACTTTTATGTACTTCATCCTGCAGCAGTGATTACCAACCAAAGGTGTCCTAACCTCAATCCTGGTTTTAGCTGAGCTTTTTTGTCAACCAGCTTTTTCATTCAAACTTGCTTAGTCCAATTTCTTGctaagctgtctgcccatgaggctgggagttcgatcccagcagccggctcaaggttgactcagccttccatccttccgaggtcggtaaaatgagtacccagcttgctggggggtaaacggtaatgactggggaaggcactggcaaaccaccccgtattgagtctgccaggaaaacgctagagggcgtcaccccaagggtcagacatgacccggtgcttgcataaaGTACCTTTATGTACTTTATTGCATACTCCCTGATGTGCAGAAGCTGTTTGTATCCTGCCCAATATGCATTTAGCTTTGTGCCTTTACATGACTATTTGGTAGAGCAGTCATTCATTTTAACAGCTGATTAAGTCTTCAAAATAGAAATATTCAAGCATGAAACTTCataatattatatttaaaaaacaggaGAGCTCACCAGAATGAAGTCCTAAGCTGTTTTGAGGAGCAGCTTCTGGTTCATGACTATCATCCACTTTGGCTTCAGCATCGATCAAACTATGTTGTGTCCACAGATCTGCTTCTGCAGGGAGTGCGCCGTTCTCAGAGTTGCTCCCCAATTCAACAGGCAATGCTGCCAAATAGTCCCTCTTGGGGAGGTCCCTTTTTCCAGAAAGGTCAGTTTTTAATACTGGGTTATGCTTAACATTGTCTATTAACAATTTTTTATCTTCTCTTTCTTGTTCCAAGTGGATATTGGAAGGGCTTAAGGTGGCTTCATTATGGAgtgcatcttcttggagaagcagGACAGTTTCAGCAGACGGTGCCCCACTGGCAGAGGACTCCAAACACATTTCTGTGCAGGGGTTTTCATCTGCACTCAGGGATTCCCCGGTTCTTGCAACAGTTTCCGGTTTTTCAGTGTCCTCTCTGGTCTCAGATGCCACCGATTCTCCTGTCAAAGTCATCTGAAGTTCCTCCTGGCAGGAACTTTGACTTTCTTCACAAACCACAACTGAAATGTCCTTGTCTTCTTCTGGGGCTGAAGATATGGAATGGTCTGCTTCTTCGGCACACACAACATTCCTTTCGTCACCTACTTCTGTGTTTTCAAAAGCAAGCAGAGAATCCCCTAAGGCAGAACTGTTGGAGACACTATCACATTCTTCTACCATCCTGGCAGCGACTGCTGCAGTGACCTCCGGATTCTCCATATTCAAGGCAACCAATCGCACATCAGGTTTGATACTGGCGACATTTTGTCCAGAGGTGTCACGCTTTGTCTCCTCTTCAACACAAACTGTAGCACCTTGGATGCTTTTTACTGTGTTTTGAACAGCCAGTTCCAATTCTTGGCCCACAGGATCGCCTGGTTGAATAGCTCTGTCCTCCTCTGCTGCACCTGGGCAGCCTATGGCACCATCACCCTTCTCTCCGATTTCTGCAGGCAGCAGCACCCCTTCTGTCGTACTGGTAGAAATAGAGACAGACTCAAGTCTTTGTTCTGTTCCTGTTTCGGAAACTGGATTCAATTCTTGCGTGGTTGCAGGAGACACAGAAATCCCCAAATGTTCTGCAGAGCTTGTTGAGATTAGGGCTGTGTGAGCAAAGGGTGGATTCAAATCTTCTGTGCCCGTGTGTGAAAGAGGAGCCTCTAGATCTTCATTGCTTGTGGAAATCACAGTGCACTCATctctttcctcctggctctggtcaGCTGCATGGCTTTTGTCAGCTTCTCCCCTGGATACACTGGGCATGGGAATGGCTTGCATTTCCACATTGGTTGAGGTCATTTCGACTGCTCTTCCAGTAGCAAACTGACTCTTGTCATCTTCTGTGATTGCACTAGGCATAGGGGCTTCAAATTCTTCCAACACACTTGTGGAAACCTTATTCGGTGTAACAGCTCCATCTTGACTCAGGCACGAGTCAACGGCCGTGCTAGACATTGGGGCCTCGAATTCTTCTCTACTTAAACTTGTGGTCTTATCGTTGTTTGTGGCAGAGGTCTGCTCCATGAGTTTGGAAGAACAATGCGGAAGTGAAAGGCATACACTGGCCACACTGGTAGAGATGGTCTCGGCTTCATCTTTACTGTCTTCAGAAACGGAAGGAATGGTCTCTTCTATTCTAACGATCTGGCCTTCACATTTCATACTGTCTAAGTAAGATGTGGCATTTTCATTCTTCTCTCCCACAGCAGAAGTTTGGTCTGTACTTTGATCTGAGATTGTACTGATTGTGCCAAATTCATATTTCTCTTTATCTGCAgactcttcctccttttctgtgATGAAGCCCAGAACATTTTCATTGCCTGAACGAACACTAGTGGTGCTACTTTCAACAATTCCCTTGGTGCTGTGGCTGCTACTCTTGGTTTCTTCCCCTAAGTGGGTCATGCTGTCAACAGTACCTGCCCCTGTATTTGTGGTCAGGATCCCTAACTCTGTTTCAAGCTGGCCTGTAGCTTGACAGATGGAGGAATTCCCACTTCCTGCTGTCCTTTCAGCTTCTTCAGCAACCATAGAGCCTGTGGCATGATCCATTTCTTCATTGCCTCTTCCTGTGCTGGTAACGAAGTCTTCACCTTCTTCGTCTTCCTCCTTGGCCCCTGTGCTGGTCACAAAACCTTCATCGTCACAGGAGCCTCGGCTAACCTCGGTGGCATTTGTTTCAGCCGCGGCTTCTGTACTCTCCGTAGCATGCTCGTATTTCTCTTGGATGCCTAAAGAAACGGAAAAACCTTCATTGCTGTCCTCCAAGCCAGTGCAAGCAGCCGCGGCTTCAGGGCCGTCTTCTGCCGTTATGCCTGTGCTGGTGACGGCACTTTCACCGGACACGACGTCTTCGCTCTTGTCGGCTTGGGTTCCCGTCACGGAATCATTGGCCTCCAACCTGGCACCTGTCTCAGTCACCACACTGTCTTCCTGAGAGTCTGTGCCGGTGACGGAGCAGACAGCAAAGCCCACGCTTCCTCTTGCTGCACCTGTACAGGTCACGGCGCCTTCGGCGGCTTTAACCTGCCCGGCCCCACTTGTGTTCGTTTGAAATTCATCAGGATGGTCACTGTGCAGAGAGCCACCCCGATCTGCGGAGCCTGCACTGGTGACAGCCCCGTCACCTTCCAGCTCACCAATGCCAGTCGTGGCACTGTCAAAACGGCTCGTACCCCGAGAAGCAGAGGCCGCACGCCGCCCTTCGGAGCCTGCGCTGGTCACAGCATCATCTTTCTCTTCTGTTTCAACGTTATCTGGATTTTGCTCCAGTTCTGCACTGCTTTTGTTGCTGAGCTGTTTACTACTTTCTTCCACATAATTTGCAGCGCATTCATCACTGTCCTCCTCCTTTGTACTGGTTAAGGAGCTTTCGCATGCCGCAAGCCCTTCAGTGACACCAACGCCGCTTTCCTCAGCAGCAGTGACCGTGCATTCGCCATAGTCCTGTCCGCTCACAACATGGGGCCCTTCTTGGGTTTTGGTCCAGGTGCCGACGTGGAAACCTTCATCCGCTTCGATGCTCGTACAGATcaaagtagccttccctttctcttcggAGCAAGAAATAATCGCATCGCCTTCTCTTTGCAAGTTTACAGAGGAGCTTCCTTCGCCACGGTTTCCTTCCGTACTCGTGGCAGTTGCTATGCTTCCGGCACTTCTCTCTGTGCTGGTTCCTATAACGGCTGCATCGGAAGTCTCCATGCTGTGGCAGATTCCACGCGTGTTGCCCCCTACACTGCTACCCACAACACTGGTTTCATTTTTATCTTCCATGATGCCACTTGCATGAGCACTGCCTCCTTCTTCCGAAATGTTCTCAAGCGGCGATCCTGAAGAGGATTCTGTTACAGCACTGTGATCTTCCTTACTGTTGGCTTTGCACACTGTCACATGCCGGTCTTCCCTTCCAGAAGGACCATCACTTGGACTGTCTCTTTCTAATTTCTCCAAGATGGCGGACTCCGATTCATTTGTATGGACACATCCGCCAACAATCACCAGGTTGTTCAGACTATTATTCTGTGTCATATCAGTTAATATACTTCTTACACTTCCTTGCACAATGCTCTCCTGAATGTCTATATTATCTCCAGCTACTTGTTCACTACTTAAATATGCAGCTTCACCTCTACTTTCAATGGTTATGTCATCTATTGCACCTCCATTCACATTACTGCCAGGCACAACAGCATCATGTTGATCCATTTTAACAGTATCTTCTGTTTTACTGTCAGAAATGGCATCTTTAATACAAGGCGTAGCTAAAGCACCATATTCCTCCACAGATACACTAATCAGGGGGTTTGTGATTTCTGCAAGATTGTTACCCTCTTCTATTGAGGAAATCTTTGTTAGAGAACTGCTTTCTTTGCTTGGATCAATCACATTTTTAAGGGAGTTCTGTGCTGGAGTAGTTCCCTCAGGCGTTCCTTGGGATTTTAACTTCTCATTGTCCTCATGAGAAGGGAGTGAGTGATGATCACTTGCCTGAAGCCAAGCCATCCCATGATATGGCTCTCGCTCAGTAGGTTCCACATTCTTGGAAGCATGATCGTTTATCTCTCTCAGTCCATCTTCTTCCTTTTGGGGAATATTTTCATCCTTTTGCTTGGCAGGACTGTGACCTGAAAGGGAAGGTTCTGATACTCTTTCTTTGGAACGATCGGATTGATTACACTCATGCGCTGAATTAGGATGCGTTTGCTCTTTCGCTGCATTTTTAAATTTAGTCTCCTGTGAATAATTACTGCTTTTTTCTTCTACTGGAGATGCCTGATGAGATGATTCACTAGGAGGCTGTTCCAATTCAATCTCCATTGGCTCTTGGTGTTGCTCAGAATGTGATCTGTGACTACTAGTCCAGTCTATGTTCTGAGAAGCTGGGAAAGAGCTACCTACAGATGCAATTGCTGATGTCTTTTCTTCTCCCGTACCCTTGTCCAGGGAAGACAAACTTCCTTTCCTATTTTCCCCAGCTAATCTTTTACCAGCTTTTTTATCTGCCGACTGATTGCTTTCTTGCCCCCTGGCCTGACTGTCCACTTGTTTAACACCTTTGTCTTCCAGcttgttctcttcctctctctttctcatttccTTACTACCATGCTTCAAGCTTCTGGTTTTGTGACTTTCTGCTGACAATTTCCTTTCCAGCCTGGAACTGCTGAAATCCTTGTCACTTTTAGTTTTCTCTTTTGTAGATGATTTGTCTGCCAACTGCAGCTTAATTCTGTGACCAGAATCCTTTTGTGAAGTACTCATGACATGCACTCCACTTTCAGGCTCCAACTCCACAGAACTGTCTTCCAATACTCTACTTTCATTCTTGGATTTAAAATGCTTATCAAGTtcactttcttctgcattcttttctttttctgatttCTGCCCAGATTCCTGCTTGGAACAACTTTCTTGTAATTCATTTTCTGGCCCTTTGGCTTGTTTGCTATGACTTTTAGATTTGGACTTTATCGAGAGCCTTCCTTCTAAGATACTTTTTGCTTTTCGCCTGTCTTTGTGAATACTGTCGCCCTGTCTTAAAGCACTGTCCAAGCTAGTGGACTCTGCATCATGTCGATCCTTATCTTCTAAATAACTTTCATTTTTCTTTGACGACGTTGTAGAACTGTGTGGCTTTGATGCagtgctctgagactccttctgaggCCGATGATCACTTGACGACCGTTTGCTCTTATGTTCCGCCCTGGATTTTTCTGTAGAAATATGTCTAGATTTCTTGTTGTTCTCTTTACGTGAACTGTCCTCGTTTTTAGAAACAGGTTCAGAAACATTTTTCACTTCTTTGTTGCTTGCTGATGGTTTCCTTTCACTTCTGTGCTTATTTTTCCTTTCACCTGACAGAGTTTTTGTCAACTGATTATGCTTCTGATTGTTCTCCTCGACTTTGAGGCCTTTCTCAGATGGCACATTTTCTGCCTCGTCACCTGCTCTATGAACACCATCTCCTTTATATTTATGCTTTGTTAATGGTTTATCTTCAGAAAGAGTcctctctttttcatttttctcttttgaaGACCTAGCATCTTTCTTGAGTATGCTCTTGAAATTCTGGGGTTCCAAGTCTtcctttttaatatgtttttcatttttaagtacACTTTTCTGCTTCTGAAGTTCTTCTGGGTTGGCCTCTGACCTATCACTGTGAGCCTTTAGATCCTTGGTGCCCGCATCATGTTGGGCTGCATCCAGCTGAAGACAGGTAGAAGTTCTCCTTTTGTGTTCTCTTTCTACTTTGGAATCACTTTTGCTCTCTTCAGTTGACTGAACCGACTCTGAAGCTCTTCTAACAAGTTTATTCATTTCAGCTTTGCCTTGACTTGCTTTCATTTCCTTTGAAGACAGCTTTTCACCACTCTACAAGAAAACACAGATTATTAGAGAATGCAAAAAATTGCTAGATACATCTACGCTGCATCACTGTCATCATTCACTAcctgtaaccgctccgcgggagtggtataaataaagcagtaagggcaaggggggtgggcagagtcCAGGATGGGGCACAGAGCCCATTGGCCCTTGGCCCACGACTGCCTGCCCAGCCCACTAACTCGCCCGCCTGCCGCCATGACAAGAACACACTTGCCTTGGAGCTTGGCTCCAACAAGGtacctggagccaggggtggcaGGGCGCCGACAAGCGAGCCTTCCCGTCAGGGAAAGGGTCAGGAATGTCGCGTCGgagacgtggcggccctgctcctttcccagccaaGAAGCTGGGGCCTgcggtgggaggggggtgggaaacgAGGCTTCCCCGcctgagaaaggagcagggaccctactcctttcccgacaccctcccaggggggagggggcgccgccatgctggggggggggggaaacgatgCTAGCGCTTGCTGTATTaagcatacagcgggcttgatttctagctTTAAATAATCAATGAAGGAAATCTGCAGTGTCACAGATGGATTAtattcttcttctctcccacctCCAAAATGTTGATAGCAGATAATCAATTCAGCTCCATCCCTGTTTTCCAGATGCTGATTCATTGGCCTGTTTTCTATCAGTTAACTTTGGGTGTTTCATTTGTTGCCTGTCTTTGCTCTGATCCACCTACAGTGCCAAACTCCAGTCTTGACCTCTGCCTAGCTTAAGCCAACACCAGGATCAAGTGGTAGTGCTACATCTGTAGCTCATTCTGTGGGGCCATAGAGTGGAAGTTGCCACAGCCTCTCTCCAACAGGGGTGAGACTAACTTTGGGTGGCAACAAGAGAAGGCATCTTCTGCTGAAGATGCCCCCTCAAAGGCCCGGCTTTGGCTGTAGCTCACCAGTGTGGAGACTGGAATTAAGTTCATCTCCCGCAAAGCAAACCACATCCCATTTCCATCTATTCATTCAAGGAGAATGCACTATTACCTTTCATACATAGACAGAACAAGCAAAATACTGCCAACATTTTAACAGGAAAATGCAAGTTAGGAAAACGTGCTACTCATTGAATTCTAGAAGAAATTTCTGATTATTGTAAGGGCCAAGGAAAGACATTATTTGAACAGACTGCTCATTTCATGAAATAGCTAAGAATTCTACTTTCATACAGGGAAAAGTCAATAAAACGTTTAGTATTGAAACCATCTAAGAAATAGTGCCCTGTGTCCAAATGCGTTTTGAAGACTTAATGGCTTTTAAGCCTTCTTACGAGGGGACAGCAGTTTCCACCAATTCCCTCTTCTTGCAGTAGCCAACCGACACTCctcgaagtgtgtgtgtgtgtgggggggggggggggtcagtggatCCTCAGCACAGGGACAAAGTGGGAATCAGCAAGGGGACCAGAAAAAGTACAGCAGAGTACAGTAACCAAGATGATAAGCACCTTCCCTACAAGGgaagctgaagagtctgggacttttcagttgagAAAAGATGCAATTAAGGGGCAATGTGgtaagaggtttataaaattaaacAGTGGGTGGAAACAGCTGACAgacatttttctccccctcccaaaatactagaactcaaggacgTTCAATGACGCTAATGATGCAGTACCTTCAAGATCGCCAaaaagaaatactactttacacagagagtgattaaaaagtggaattctctgccagaggatgcagtgatagaagaaggagaagggttggttcttatatactgatTTTCTCtatcccaggggtggccaaattgtggctttccagatgtccatggactacacttaccctgagcccctgccaacacgcCCCTGACAATTACAAGATTGTAGCTTTACAAAATTATAATAGAAGACATACTTCATTTGTCTTTTGGGGTTCTTTGAGATCTTCTTCTGGCTGTTCGTATTTCTTCTTCCCACCTTCATCATTATGTCTGAAACAGGCAAAAGAGGAAGCAATTCTAATTGTTGATATCCTTTTGATTTTAGTAaatggtttagggcaggggtagtcaaactgcggccctccagatgtccatggactacaattcccatgagcccctgccagcattcatatTTGGAGAGTTTTAGGAAAACCTATTTGCCATTTTGTATCAGGCAAGCAGTATCTTTCTCCAGTGATTCTCGCACACAGCCTGCGAAAAGCACATCTATTTTCATTTAAATATGGGAAACAGTAATGCAGTTTAATTTCCCATATGAGAAAAGGAACGAGTACCTTgactccctcctccttttcctgcttaAGGCCACCTTCTTTTCCAAGAACCTCTGTTCTTTCAGCACATCTTTCATGCTGGCCCCGCCCGCTTTTGAATCGAGGCCTCTGCTGCAAGACTCTTCGGCGTTCTGTCCACTTTTGCCTAAAACAACAGAGTCAAAAACCTGAACAGCAATTCTTTTTACATGACTCTCTCGATGGCCAGAAAAACATTTTAGAGGTCAAACAGGATTTCTCtcttttacaaaaacaaaaccaaatggTAGAGACAAACAAGACCATGTTAACTGAAATACAGCCCAAGGAGTATTGGTTTAAACAAAACCCCCACAGCACCTTGGTTGTTGGTTCTCAAGGTCTTTGttttctctgcagctttctgtttcCGCTTTTCTTCCAGTTTTTCTCGGTTAAGACGTCTCCTTAGaagtctctcttctttttctttagcctggagacaaCAGGAAGGGGACAGCGTTACAGGCATGGCCAGAAAGGGGCCTGAGGCCTTTTCCACAAGGCCACTTGCAGTGTTTGCCACCAGCGGGGAAAGTAGGCTGAACAAGCAGTGTGTGATGGGTCCTTTCACTCATGACCATCGTGCAGCTGCTCTTCGCACACTCAAGGTATGTTATATGACTTTGAGCCTGCACTTCATTGCCTAGGTATTCAAACATTAAAAGGAAATCTACTCTAAAAGATGGAATTGCACTCCCTTCCTaa from the Paroedura picta isolate Pp20150507F chromosome 10, Ppicta_v3.0, whole genome shotgun sequence genome contains:
- the LOC143819254 gene encoding biorientation of chromosomes in cell division protein 1-like 1 isoform X2; the protein is MSGSGSAAAAAPPAAASPPAQPPPPPPPPPPPPPQPQPPPPPPGTAAPPAAAAAAEPELVALILNRLKSQGLFDQFRRDCLADVDTKPAYQNLRQRVDNFVSNHLATHTWSPHLNKNQLRNNIRQQVLKSGMLESGIDRIISQVVDPKINHIFRPQVEKAVHEFLATLNHKEDTSPSTAQSEERPDISLTMQGVPVVTPGAGVASDAMSILETITSLNQEASAARASTEVMNVRATDRTSRKLSSQQSVDGGIERERNAEDMLDGEKPWNSAEESADMVTNGEEVNNFSSSEERKAVPKEAPGLINPSKDGGQEGDEQRSRLADRKTESSEKGERKKEKKEKLEKKMEHLKKNDDILKAREEKGAKEKEPESIKHSAGDKNSSKHKASESTKDILEDSDAEILSDITVSSVHTSDLSSFEEESEEELVLSDSTEEGEIVSDEEEEEHSQIKTRPEAGEPNDKKPKSGRHAYVHKPYLYSKYYSDSDDERTVEQRRQSVAKEKEERLLRRRLNREKLEEKRKQKAAEKTKTLRTNNQGKSGQNAEESCSRGLDSKAGGASMKDVLKEQRFLEKKVALSRKRRRESRHNDEGGKKKYEQPEEDLKEPQKTNESGEKLSSKEMKASQGKAEMNKLVRRASESVQSTEESKSDSKVEREHKRRTSTCLQLDAAQHDAGTKDLKAHSDRSEANPEELQKQKSVLKNEKHIKKEDLEPQNFKSILKKDARSSKEKNEKERTLSEDKPLTKHKYKGDGVHRAGDEAENVPSEKGLKVEENNQKHNQLTKTLSGERKNKHRSERKPSASNKEVKNVSEPVSKNEDSSRKENNKKSRHISTEKSRAEHKSKRSSSDHRPQKESQSTASKPHSSTTSSKKNESYLEDKDRHDAESTSLDSALRQGDSIHKDRRKAKSILEGRLSIKSKSKSHSKQAKGPENELQESCSKQESGQKSEKEKNAEESELDKHFKSKNESRVLEDSSVELEPESGVHVMSTSQKDSGHRIKLQLADKSSTKEKTKSDKDFSSSRLERKLSAESHKTRSLKHGSKEMRKREEENKLEDKGVKQVDSQARGQESNQSADKKAGKRLAGENRKGSLSSLDKGTGEEKTSAIASVGSSFPASQNIDWTSSHRSHSEQHQEPMEIELEQPPSESSHQASPVEEKSSNYSQETKFKNAAKEQTHPNSAHECNQSDRSKERVSEPSLSGHSPAKQKDENIPQKEEDGLREINDHASKNVEPTEREPYHGMAWLQASDHHSLPSHEDNEKLKSQGTPEGTTPAQNSLKNVIDPSKESSSLTKISSIEEGNNLAEITNPLISVSVEEYGALATPCIKDAISDSKTEDTVKMDQHDAVVPGSNVNGGAIDDITIESRGEAAYLSSEQVAGDNIDIQESIVQGSVRSILTDMTQNNSLNNLVIVGGCVHTNESESAILEKLERDSPSDGPSGREDRHVTVCKANSKEDHSAVTESSSGSPLENISEEGGSAHASGIMEDKNETSVVGSSVGGNTRGICHSMETSDAAVIGTSTERSAGSIATATSTEGNRGEGSSSVNLQREGDAIISCSEEKGKATLICTSIEADEGFHVGTWTKTQEGPHVVSGQDYGECTVTAAEESGVGVTEGLAACESSLTSTKEEDSDECAANYVEESSKQLSNKSSAELEQNPDNVETEEKDDAVTSAGSEGRRAASASRGTSRFDSATTGIGELEGDGAVTSAGSADRGGSLHSDHPDEFQTNTSGAGQVKAAEGAVTCTGAARGSVGFAVCSVTGTDSQEDSVVTETGARLEANDSVTGTQADKSEDVVSGESAVTSTGITAEDGPEAAAACTGLEDSNEGFSVSLGIQEKYEHATESTEAAAETNATEVSRGSCDDEGFVTSTGAKEEDEEGEDFVTSTGRGNEEMDHATGSMVAEEAERTAGSGNSSICQATGQLETELGILTTNTGAGTVDSMTHLGEETKSSSHSTKGIVESSTTSVRSGNENVLGFITEKEEESADKEKYEFGTISTISDQSTDQTSAVGEKNENATSYLDSMKCEGQIVRIEETIPSVSEDSKDEAETISTSVASVCLSLPHCSSKLMEQTSATNNDKTTSLSREEFEAPMSSTAVDSCLSQDGAVTPNKVSTSVLEEFEAPMPSAITEDDKSQFATGRAVEMTSTNVEMQAIPMPSVSRGEADKSHAADQSQEERDECTVISTSNEDLEAPLSHTGTEDLNPPFAHTALISTSSAEHLGISVSPATTQELNPVSETGTEQRLESVSISTSTTEGVLLPAEIGEKGDGAIGCPGAAEEDRAIQPGDPVGQELELAVQNTVKSIQGATVCVEEETKRDTSGQNVASIKPDVRLVALNMENPEVTAAVAARMVEECDSVSNSSALGDSLLAFENTEVGDERNVVCAEEADHSISSAPEEDKDISVVVCEESQSSCQEELQMTLTGESVASETREDTEKPETVARTGESLSADENPCTEMCLESSASGAPSAETVLLLQEDALHNEATLSPSNIHLEQEREDKKLLIDNVKHNPVLKTDLSGKRDLPKRDYLAALPVELGSNSENGALPAEADLWTQHSLIDAEAKVDDSHEPEAAPQNSLGLHSDSEEILPMVPEELDRQSDLVAEEELQSKSPIKENKQEEGPPEEMAKALEASETIIVTEAVKVPSPEEKSPELQVEIPDQEEETRDCPPATGQGNSGGGPVSQILGEEPEESQGLEVKRQAQEVAARDSGRVPEVSAEIQEPPLDAVREKDNTAGKICEKPDLESSSIPVEVNQQVTIKRKRGRPRKHPLPGQDSAADPRTGNSSSPKSKEKILPKVKSTPHADKKGQEAEEGQVEVEARRRGRKPKRPRVPALEEGTDTPEPDRKRQRLAPAAEEERREQEEGKESGGSGREDGGSSAEEMHSGATTRAATRQQPSKPTTRAASKNQSPDPLSPPQHRKKPHAKSNQSSPLALSKLLPSKRKREGSPSAWQKKGHRRTEEMAIKKAKR